A stretch of Apis cerana isolate GH-2021 linkage group LG1, AcerK_1.0, whole genome shotgun sequence DNA encodes these proteins:
- the LOC107994262 gene encoding uncharacterized protein LOC107994262 isoform X2 produces MKIATTLFLFVVVGFSVGDELGFGQSLSNVEALKRRSVQTSRIGSSSYTNLANNRDDQRQHTQNTRQVVPPFKPLPPGAARPIAQQPERQKLVVQQNSTVLRTIPAPSLSATQQDLLRQQQLMQEAKQKQQLKLQQEAFALQVLKQQRLQQQEAMRQQQLQKLQQQKQMVAQQHKRHQQVVPMQVIRDQASPQMLAVAAAVPGKLPNIVAAIPPAGSIVEPETSKSTNDGLPPFISMPQSSAQLTDRISNNPAILEDSDNEVSKDDFSQLPLPGDEVASSVNEMTLLSLHPMPLQSAEFNKSQQQTDKRQTMPSSSSLPSSLPSLAPIQGMETSLKALAEASNITLEALEAAILLRQQQLMRKQQGPTSTTTTTTTMSPHKNKYNSGATKVMNAPREYYPMGYDKNFDDNFASRVDLPDTSFYCGDQKHFPGLYADEDLGCMVFHVCALTDDGLIMKSFLCPESTLFDQTILKCNWWFYVDCKASRSLYDSNIPISKSYQLMKALAFFSAYKNHDNSTISAQENLENSE; encoded by the exons ATGAAGATCGCCACGACCTTGTTCCTCTTCGTAGTTGTCG GATTTTCGGTGGGTGACGAGCTGGGCTTTGGTCAATCCCTGTCCAATGTAGAGGCTTTGAAAAGAAGAAGTGTACAGACCAGTAGAATTGGTTCATCGTCCTATACTAATTTG GCGAACAATCGAGATGATCAGAGACAGCACACTCAAAACACTCGACAAGTGGTGCCTCCTTTCAAACCTTTGCCACCTGGAGCAGCAAGGCCGATAGCTCAGCAACCAGAACGGCAAAAGTTGGTGGTACAACAAAATTCCACAGTTCTTAGAACCATACCAGCACCTTCCTTATCAGCAACGCAGCAAGATTTGTTGAGGCAACAGCAATTGATGCAAGAAGCCAAACAGAAGCAGCAATTGAAACTACAACAAGAAGCTTTCGCGTTACAAGTGTTGAAGCAACAGAGGTTACAACAACAGGAAGCCATGAGACAGCAGCAATTGCAGAAACTTCAACAACAAAAACAAATGGTGGCTCAACAACACAAAAGGCATCAACAAGTCGTTCCAATGCAAGTGATAAGGGATCAg GCATCACCACAGATGCTCGCGGTTGCAGCTGCAGTTCCAGGAAAATTGCCAAACATCGTTGCTGCCATACCACCAGCTGGAAGCATCGTAGAGCCAGAAACTTCTAAATCAACGAATGATGGCTTACCACCCTTTATCTCGATGCCACAATCGTCTGCGCAATTGACTGATCGAATAAGCAACAACCCAGCTATTTTAGAAGATTCTGATAATGAAGTATCGAAAGACGACTTCAGTCAG CTTCCTCTGCCCGGAGATGAAGTCGCCTCCTCGGTCAACGAGATGACTTTACTTTCTCTTCACCCAATGCCGCTCCAATCAGCTGAATTCAATAAATCGCAACAGCAAACCGACAAACGACAAACGATGCCATCCTCATCATCGTTGCCATCGTCACTTCCGTCTTTAGCGCCTATTCAGGGAATGGAGACGTCGTTGAAAGCTCTCGCGGAAGCTAGTAACATCACCTTGGAAGCTCTGGAAGCAGCTATTCTCCTCAGACAGCAACAACTTATGCGAAAACAGCAAGGACCAACCAGCACTACGACTACAACTACAACCATGTCTCCACAcaaaaa taaatataattctggAGCCACTAAAGTAATGAATGCACCACGTGAGTATTATCCAATGGGATACGATAAGAACTTCGACGATAATTTCGCAAGTCGAGTGGATCTTCCAGACACGAGCTTTTATTGCGGTGATCAAAAACATTTTCCAGGACTTTATGCGGATGAGGATCTTGGGTGCATG GTGTTTCATGTCTGTGCACTGACAGACGATGGTCTGATTATGAAGAGTTTTCTCTGTCCTGAATCTACCCTATTCGATCAAACGATTCTAAAGTGTAACTGGTGGTTCTATGTAGATTGCAAAGCCTCGAGAAGCTTGTACGACAGTAATATTCCAATTAGCAAAAGTTATCAACTTATGAAAGCCTTAGCATTCTTTTCAGCGTACAAAAATCACGATAATAGTACAATTTCTGctcaagaaaatttagaaaactcAGAATAG
- the LOC107994262 gene encoding uncharacterized protein LOC107994262 isoform X1, with protein sequence MKIATTLFLFVVVGCTWRETLGTCVFQSDFGFVLNCAFKKSGLFRVRNLGGVKGYVGLGFSVGDELGFGQSLSNVEALKRRSVQTSRIGSSSYTNLANNRDDQRQHTQNTRQVVPPFKPLPPGAARPIAQQPERQKLVVQQNSTVLRTIPAPSLSATQQDLLRQQQLMQEAKQKQQLKLQQEAFALQVLKQQRLQQQEAMRQQQLQKLQQQKQMVAQQHKRHQQVVPMQVIRDQASPQMLAVAAAVPGKLPNIVAAIPPAGSIVEPETSKSTNDGLPPFISMPQSSAQLTDRISNNPAILEDSDNEVSKDDFSQLPLPGDEVASSVNEMTLLSLHPMPLQSAEFNKSQQQTDKRQTMPSSSSLPSSLPSLAPIQGMETSLKALAEASNITLEALEAAILLRQQQLMRKQQGPTSTTTTTTTMSPHKNKYNSGATKVMNAPREYYPMGYDKNFDDNFASRVDLPDTSFYCGDQKHFPGLYADEDLGCMVFHVCALTDDGLIMKSFLCPESTLFDQTILKCNWWFYVDCKASRSLYDSNIPISKSYQLMKALAFFSAYKNHDNSTISAQENLENSE encoded by the exons ATGAAGATCGCCACGACCTTGTTCCTCTTCGTAGTTGTCG GATGCACGTGGCGGGAGACACTAGGGACGTGCGTGTTTCAGTCGGACTTTGGTTTCGTGCTTAACTGCGCCTTCAAAAAATCCGGCCTATTTCGAGTACGAAATCTTGGAGGTGTCAAAGGCTACGTCGGCCTGG GATTTTCGGTGGGTGACGAGCTGGGCTTTGGTCAATCCCTGTCCAATGTAGAGGCTTTGAAAAGAAGAAGTGTACAGACCAGTAGAATTGGTTCATCGTCCTATACTAATTTG GCGAACAATCGAGATGATCAGAGACAGCACACTCAAAACACTCGACAAGTGGTGCCTCCTTTCAAACCTTTGCCACCTGGAGCAGCAAGGCCGATAGCTCAGCAACCAGAACGGCAAAAGTTGGTGGTACAACAAAATTCCACAGTTCTTAGAACCATACCAGCACCTTCCTTATCAGCAACGCAGCAAGATTTGTTGAGGCAACAGCAATTGATGCAAGAAGCCAAACAGAAGCAGCAATTGAAACTACAACAAGAAGCTTTCGCGTTACAAGTGTTGAAGCAACAGAGGTTACAACAACAGGAAGCCATGAGACAGCAGCAATTGCAGAAACTTCAACAACAAAAACAAATGGTGGCTCAACAACACAAAAGGCATCAACAAGTCGTTCCAATGCAAGTGATAAGGGATCAg GCATCACCACAGATGCTCGCGGTTGCAGCTGCAGTTCCAGGAAAATTGCCAAACATCGTTGCTGCCATACCACCAGCTGGAAGCATCGTAGAGCCAGAAACTTCTAAATCAACGAATGATGGCTTACCACCCTTTATCTCGATGCCACAATCGTCTGCGCAATTGACTGATCGAATAAGCAACAACCCAGCTATTTTAGAAGATTCTGATAATGAAGTATCGAAAGACGACTTCAGTCAG CTTCCTCTGCCCGGAGATGAAGTCGCCTCCTCGGTCAACGAGATGACTTTACTTTCTCTTCACCCAATGCCGCTCCAATCAGCTGAATTCAATAAATCGCAACAGCAAACCGACAAACGACAAACGATGCCATCCTCATCATCGTTGCCATCGTCACTTCCGTCTTTAGCGCCTATTCAGGGAATGGAGACGTCGTTGAAAGCTCTCGCGGAAGCTAGTAACATCACCTTGGAAGCTCTGGAAGCAGCTATTCTCCTCAGACAGCAACAACTTATGCGAAAACAGCAAGGACCAACCAGCACTACGACTACAACTACAACCATGTCTCCACAcaaaaa taaatataattctggAGCCACTAAAGTAATGAATGCACCACGTGAGTATTATCCAATGGGATACGATAAGAACTTCGACGATAATTTCGCAAGTCGAGTGGATCTTCCAGACACGAGCTTTTATTGCGGTGATCAAAAACATTTTCCAGGACTTTATGCGGATGAGGATCTTGGGTGCATG GTGTTTCATGTCTGTGCACTGACAGACGATGGTCTGATTATGAAGAGTTTTCTCTGTCCTGAATCTACCCTATTCGATCAAACGATTCTAAAGTGTAACTGGTGGTTCTATGTAGATTGCAAAGCCTCGAGAAGCTTGTACGACAGTAATATTCCAATTAGCAAAAGTTATCAACTTATGAAAGCCTTAGCATTCTTTTCAGCGTACAAAAATCACGATAATAGTACAATTTCTGctcaagaaaatttagaaaactcAGAATAG